Proteins from a single region of Sphingopyxis sp. BSN-002:
- a CDS encoding GMC family oxidoreductase N-terminal domain-containing protein: MADSWDYIIVGAGSAGCVLAEQLSADPDIRVLLLEAGGPNDSRWVAIPKGVAKLVTNPDHIWAYGVSQPRGDGAAPSEVWIRGKGLGGSSAVNGMIWSRGEPADYDEWEKLGCTGWNGEAMTDAFRKLEDHGLGASAMRGAGGPVAVAPKIHSYPLAETMVQAGVEMGLKPVDDLNGSTADRVGFYAHNVRRGRRESAATTYLARARKRPNLHIVTHAMAERLVVENGRVTGVEAKVAGQLQRFDCVGEVVVSGGTLESPLLLQRSGIGPADALRAAGVDPVVDAPDVGGRMREHLGFSMPHRLSRDVGSNRSFFGIGLMRAMAQYMLTRGGIMATGPFEVGAFLNLTSCDLRPDLQLYLGGYTFALGDDKHPVPLNSIDRKPGMTIYGQLLRLTSEGSIMITGPGSDAPADIKPNWLSTREDERTAIAAVHAMRRYMAQPALVGLVERELLPGAAVQSDAEILAAFRRLATCGLHGVGTCRMGSDNRAVTDARLRVNGVQGLRVVDCSVMPSPVTGNTNAPAMALALRAAGLIREDRRKLRAVA; this comes from the coding sequence ATGGCGGACAGCTGGGACTATATCATCGTCGGTGCGGGGTCGGCGGGCTGCGTGCTCGCCGAACAATTGAGCGCCGATCCCGACATTCGCGTGCTGCTGCTCGAAGCGGGCGGCCCTAACGACAGCCGCTGGGTGGCGATCCCCAAGGGTGTGGCGAAGCTCGTCACCAATCCCGATCATATCTGGGCCTATGGCGTGTCGCAGCCGCGCGGCGACGGCGCCGCGCCGAGCGAGGTGTGGATCCGCGGCAAGGGTCTCGGCGGATCGTCGGCGGTCAACGGCATGATCTGGAGCCGCGGCGAGCCTGCCGATTATGACGAGTGGGAAAAGCTCGGCTGCACCGGCTGGAACGGCGAGGCGATGACCGATGCCTTCCGCAAGCTCGAGGATCATGGACTCGGCGCCAGCGCGATGCGCGGCGCCGGCGGACCGGTCGCCGTCGCGCCGAAGATCCACAGCTATCCGCTCGCCGAGACGATGGTACAGGCGGGGGTCGAGATGGGGCTGAAGCCCGTCGACGATCTCAACGGATCGACGGCGGACCGCGTCGGCTTCTATGCACACAATGTCCGTCGCGGCCGGCGGGAGAGTGCGGCGACGACCTATCTCGCGCGCGCCAGAAAGCGGCCCAACCTGCACATCGTGACGCATGCGATGGCCGAGCGACTGGTCGTCGAGAACGGCCGTGTGACCGGCGTCGAGGCGAAGGTTGCGGGGCAGCTGCAACGCTTCGATTGCGTCGGCGAGGTTGTCGTTTCGGGCGGAACGCTCGAAAGTCCGCTGCTGCTCCAGCGTTCCGGGATCGGGCCCGCCGATGCCCTTCGCGCCGCGGGCGTCGATCCCGTCGTCGATGCGCCCGACGTCGGCGGGCGGATGCGCGAGCATCTGGGCTTTTCGATGCCGCACCGCCTGTCGCGTGACGTCGGCAGCAACCGCAGCTTCTTCGGGATCGGGCTGATGCGCGCGATGGCGCAATATATGCTGACGCGCGGCGGGATCATGGCGACGGGACCGTTCGAGGTCGGTGCCTTCCTGAACCTGACCAGCTGCGACCTGCGGCCCGACCTGCAGCTCTATCTCGGCGGCTACACCTTCGCGCTCGGCGACGACAAGCATCCGGTGCCGCTGAACAGCATTGACCGCAAGCCGGGGATGACCATCTATGGCCAGCTCCTCCGCCTGACGAGCGAGGGGAGCATAATGATCACCGGCCCCGGCAGCGATGCGCCCGCCGATATCAAGCCCAACTGGCTCTCGACGCGCGAGGACGAGCGAACCGCGATCGCCGCGGTGCATGCGATGCGCCGCTATATGGCGCAGCCCGCCCTCGTCGGACTGGTCGAGCGCGAATTGCTGCCCGGCGCGGCGGTGCAGAGCGACGCCGAAATCCTCGCCGCCTTCCGCCGTCTCGCGACCTGCGGCCTGCACGGGGTGGGGACGTGCCGCATGGGCAGCGACAACCGCGCCGTGACCGATGCGCGGCTGCGGGTGAACGGTGTGCAGGGGCTTCGCGTCGTCGACTGCTCTGTCATGCCCTCGCCGGTGACCGGCAACACCAATGCGCCGGCGATGGCGCTCGCGCTGCGTGCGGCGGGGCTGATCCGCGAGGATCGGCGCAAGCTGCGCGCGGTCGCCTAA
- a CDS encoding glucose 1-dehydrogenase: MAGQGRIAGKIAFVTGGASGLGLDIVRRFVAEGAEVVIADIDVTAGEALAAELGQRFVKLDVSNEGEWLAALGTCDRIDILVNNAGITTMGSIEDLTLAAFRHEFAVDVDGVFLGCKHVIPKMKEHGGSVINMSSMCGVRAQADLAGYNAAKAAVTHLTKSVALHYAAKDYGIRCNSVHPGAIHTAMIDKVMAQVDDPEALYAGFVATHPVGRLGKPEEVSSIVLYLASDESSFATGAEFRIDGGSSL; the protein is encoded by the coding sequence ATGGCAGGGCAAGGCCGCATCGCGGGCAAGATCGCGTTCGTCACCGGCGGTGCGTCGGGGCTGGGGCTCGACATCGTCCGCCGCTTCGTCGCCGAGGGTGCCGAGGTTGTCATCGCCGACATCGACGTGACTGCGGGCGAAGCGCTCGCCGCCGAACTCGGCCAACGTTTCGTGAAACTTGATGTGTCGAACGAAGGGGAATGGCTCGCCGCGCTTGGCACCTGCGACCGGATCGACATCCTCGTCAACAACGCCGGCATAACGACCATGGGTTCGATAGAGGACCTTACACTGGCGGCATTCCGGCACGAGTTTGCCGTCGATGTCGACGGGGTGTTCCTCGGCTGCAAGCATGTCATCCCGAAGATGAAGGAGCATGGCGGGTCGGTGATCAACATGTCCTCGATGTGCGGCGTACGCGCGCAGGCCGACCTCGCAGGCTATAATGCGGCCAAGGCGGCGGTGACCCACCTCACCAAATCGGTCGCGCTCCATTATGCGGCCAAAGACTATGGCATCCGCTGCAACTCGGTGCATCCCGGGGCGATCCACACCGCTATGATCGACAAGGTGATGGCGCAGGTAGATGATCCCGAAGCGCTCTACGCCGGCTTCGTCGCCACGCACCCCGTCGGCAGGCTCGGCAAGCCCGAAGAGGTTTCGTCGATCGTGCTCTATCTCGCGTCCGACGAGTCTTCTTTCGCGACCGGTGCCGAATTCCGCATCGACGGCGGCAGTTCGCTCTGA